One Candidatus Abyssobacteria bacterium SURF_5 genomic window, CTACGAAATTAGGGATGTTCTTGGCGAAGGTGGCTACGGAAAAGTCTACAAAGTCCATCATCTTGACTGGGATATGGATATGGCGGTCAAGACGCCGAATGAGGCCGCCATCTCCAGAGCAGGCGGCGTCGAGAGTTTTGTCCGTGAATGCCATACGTGGATGGACCTCGGCCTGCATGAGAATATAGTCACCTGCCATTTTGTGCGCGTTCTGGGAAAGGTTCCCCGAGTCTTCGCCGAATACGTCGAAGGCGGCACACTTTCCGATTGGATCGAGACAGGAAAAATATATGAGGAAAGCCCTGAAGAGGTAAGCGAACGCATCCTCGACATCGCCATACAGTTCGCCAGAGGTCTCGAATACGCCCACTCCAGAGGCATGGTGCACCAGGATGTTAAGCCAGCCAATGTTTTGATGACTTTCGACGGAAACGCCAAGGTAAGCGACTTCGGGCTGGCAGGCGGGGCGCTGGAACTGCCGAAGGGAGTTTCATCCGAGCAGGTTGCTTCAGTTGATCGCACGTTTGCGGGCATGACGCCGCGGTACGCTTCTCCCGAGCAGGCGCAGGCCCATGCCCAGCGCGCGGCGGGTGTCCCGAGAGAGAATGTTGTCCGGATAACCCCGCACTCCGACCTCTACTCCTGGGCGGTATCCATCTTCGAGATTTTCAACGGCGGCACCACCTGGCCGTCGGGGACGGTGGTGGGCGAAGCGTTCAGGGAATATCTTAAGACCGGTCCTGCCGAAGAATATCTGCCTGCGATGCCCGAGTCCCTTGTTTCTCTCCTCTCCAATTGTCTGCATGGAGACCCTGCTGAGCGGCCGAAATCGATGTCTGAAGTGATTGAAAACCTCAAGGCGATCTATGGAGAAGAGACAGACCGTGAATATTCCCGTGGAGAGCCGAAACAACTCGCTGAGATGGCCGATGTTCTGAACAACAAAGCTGCCTCATTTCTCGAACTGGATATGCCTGACGAAGCCGAGAAACTTTGGGAAGAAGCGCTGAAAATTGACCCGCATCATGCGGAAGCGACGTATGGCTTGTGTATTCAACAATGGCGAACTGCAAGAATCACCGATCTGGAAGCGATCAGACGAATGGAAGAAGTACGGACAAGTCATGAATCCGATTGGGTTGATGATTACTTGCTTGGCCTGATTCACCTGGAACGTGGCGACAGAGGCACTGCAGTAAAAATTCTGAAAGAAACTGTTCATCTATCAGGGAAGAACACACAGGTTCAAAAAACCCTTAAGCAGGCGCGCACAGCAGGTATCCCATCCTGTGTGCGCACACTCTCAGGCCATACAGGCGCCGTTTACGCTGTCACAATCTCCCCAGATGATCGGCTCGCGCTCTCGGGATCAAGTGATAATACAATCCGTCTTTGGGACATAAAAACCGGGAGATGCCTACAAACACTCCTAGGACATTCGCAGACTATCCATTCCGTCGCGTTCTCCTCAGACAGCCGGTTCGCGCTGTCCGGAGCATGGGATGGAACGTTGATGCTTTGGGACATCAACAGCGGTCAATGCTTGTGCATATTCGGGAGACATTCGCAGCCCGTTTATTCCGTTGCGTTCTCCTCAGACGACCGGTTCGCGCTGTCCGGAGCAGAAGACAGAACCCTTCGGCTGTGGGATGTAAAAAGTGGTGAGTGCCTGCGCATATTGAAAGGACATACAGCCGGTGTCCATTCCGTTGCCTTTTTCTCAGACAACCGGTACGCTCTTACGGGATCATTTGACCAGACTCTTCGGCTGTGGGACATAGGAACCGGGCAATGCCTGCGCACATTCGTAGGAGACACGGAGCCGGTTCATTCCATAGCGCTATCTCCAAACGGCCGGTTCGCAGTGTCGGGAGCCGCTGGCGAACTCCCATTCGAAGACAATCAAACCCTCGCGCTCTGGGACATTGAAACCGGCCGGCGCGTACACAAATTTGAAGGGCACACAAGCGGTGTTCGTTCTGTCGCAATCACATCAAGTGGCCGTTTCGCGCTCTCAGGATCAAATGATAACACTCTCCGGCTCTGGGACATAGAGAGTGGTCGATGTCTCCACACATTAGAAGGTCATACAAAACGCGTCTTTAGCGTGGCAATCTCTTCAGACGACCGCTTCGCGCTCTCGGGTGGAAACGACGATACGCTTCGACTTTGGACTCTCACTCTCGGCGCATCATCAGAAAGAGCAGTATTGTGTCGGGTCCTGGCTACTGCGACTATTGCCGATTATGAGAGCCATGTGCACGACCTCGCGTCAATTGCGGAATCTAAGTTGGCCTTGGGGAATGTCGCCGGCGCTTATGATAGCATCTCCGAGGCTATGTCTGTTCCCGGTTATTCAAAATCAGCAAAACTCCTGGGACTTCGAGCCAAAGCATGTTCCAAGGGCAGAATTCGCGCCTTCTTACAGGGATGGCACGTTCGCACATTTGAAGGACACACAGACAGTGTACAATCTGTAGTTTTCTCGTCAGATAACCGATTTGCGCTTTCAGCGGGATGGGTTAAAGATCGCACTCTGCGGCTTTGGGATTTAAGAACCGGTCACTGCCTCCGCATTTTCAAAGGGGGAGTCCAGTCCGTCGCCTTGTCCGCGAACGGCCGGTTAGCGCTTTCAGACGCATCTGACTGCAAGCTTCGACTCTGGGATATTGAAACTGGTCACTGCCTGCGCACTTTTAAAGGGCACACAGAGACTGTCAATTCCGTCGCCTTGTCTTCGGACGGCCGGTTCGCAATGTCGGGAGCATATGACAACACTCTTCGGCTTTGGAATATTGAAACCGGTCAATGTCTGCGCGTAATAAACGGCGAATCCCATGTCCCATCACCGGTCGTCGACAACTTCGGGCTTTCTGAATCAGCTGACAACAAACTCCAGCTTTGTGACTTTTCAACTGGTCAGTTTTTTCAAGATAAACTCCATCTAAAACCAGGCTTCACTTCTATTGCATTGTCCTCGGACGATCGTTTCGCTCTCTCGGGATCAACAGACAAGACTCTTCGACTGTGGGACATCCGAAGCGGTCGATGTCTACGCATTTTCGAAGGGCACCGAGACCTCGTAGTTTCCGCCTCTTTCTCCCAAGATAACCATTTTGCTCTTTCAGTAGCGGATAAACCAAGGCTATGGGACGTTCAAAGCGGTCGATGCCTGTGTACTTTTGAAGGAAATGAAAGCGTTGTCCTATCTATCGCATTCTCATCAGACCGCCTGTTCGCGCTCTCAGGGTCATTTGATAATGCTCTTCGGCTGTGGGAAATCGAAACTGGTCGATGTCTGCGTACTTTTGAAGGACACAAGGAGATCGTTCGTTCCGTCGCATTCTCCTCAGACGGCCGCTTTGCGCTTTCGGGATCAAATGACAACACTCTCCGCCTCTGGGAACTCGTGTGGGATTACGAATTTCCCGAGCCCGCTGATTGGGATGAGGGCGCAAGGCCTTACTTGGAATGTTTCCTGACTCTGCAAACGCCCTATGCAGCCGAATTGCCGGCAATTCGAGAACCAACTCAGGAGGAAATCACACTCGCTCTTACGCGCCGCGGCAAACCATCATGGGCCGAAGAAGATTTTGAAAATCTCCTGACGCACTTGAGCCATTGCGGCTACGGCTGGCTCAGACCCGAAGGAGTCCGGAAAAAGCTCGAAGAAATGACCTCAGATTGGCACGGCCCGCATTCGCTGTCGGGAACCTAACAATGGAATCGATCATTTTGGAATGACAAATAACTGCAAGAAGAAATGGAGAAACAAGGTTGAAATGAGAACAGGACAGGAGGAGAAACTGGGGCAGCCAAGCTGGCAAGGTGGCAGGCGCCAAAGCCGAATAGGAAAGGAGATGACATGAATTTGCTTAAAGTGGCCCAGAAAGCAGAGGCCATCACCGGAGATAGGGCGGTCGGGAAACCTTCTCCAACTATGCGGCCTAACGGTACTTCATCGATCACATTCAGAGGTTCCAAGGGATGGTACGACGTTTATGAAGACCCCAATGAGGGTCTCATGGTTCTCTTCCTGGAAGGGCAGGAGAAACCTACAGGCAAGATCCTCGGGGCGTATTACACGCAACCTAAGCCTGCGGACGTGGAGGCGGCAAAGTTGGTTTCCCTGGTGCTGATATCGGTGAAAGTGCTGAAATCAGTGAAATCTTTGCCGACCTTCCAATATGGTTACATGTCAATGGACCCGAAGGGCGTGAACTGGAAGCGCTTCGCTATTGGTGGGAAAATGCTCCTGGTCAAGACCCGCAGAGCGGGAGCCAAGACGTATGGTGAGATCATTGCCGGTTCGCTTATGGTTGGCGTGATAATTTCCGCCGATGGCGCGATTGAGAAGGTCGGCAAGATTCCTTCTAGCCGCCTTTAAAAACTGCTGAAGAAAAAGGAGAAGCCGAATCGTTGGGAGATCATCCCGCGAAGTGCCCGCGCACTTTCCAAAGACACATACCGGATAAGTTTTGTCGCCTTTCTCCGGATGGCCGTTTCGCGCTTTCGGGATCTGAGGATAATACGCTTTGGCTGTGGGATATCAACAGCGGAAAATGCCTGCGAATATTCGAAGGACACACAGGCCCTGTAACTTCTGTTGCCATTTCTCCAGACGGCCACTTTGCAGTCTCGGGATCGAAGTGGGACTGGCCGCTTCGGCTGTGGGATGTTACAACCGGGAAGTGCCTGCGCACATTCGAAGGACGCTCAGGCAATGTGACTTCTGTGGCTTTTTCTTCAGATGGTCATTTCGCGCTTTCGGGATCTGATGACAAGACTCTTCGGCTGTGGGAACTGGTCTGGAATTACGAATTTCCTGAACCGGTTGACTGGGATGAAGGGGCGAGACCGTATCTTCAATCGTTCCTGACTTTGCATACGCCGTATGCCGCCGAATTGCCGGCGGATCGAAAACCGACCGAGGACGATATCACACTTGCCCTCACGCGCCGGGGCAAACCCTCATGGAACGAAGAAGATTACCAGAAACTCCTGACACACCTCAGCCATTGCGGCTACGGCTGGCTCAGGCCCGAGGGTGTGCGAAGAAAGCTCGAAGAAATGGCCGCCGGCTGGCAAGGCCCGCCGCCTCTGCCAGGGACGTGACAAGAATACCGAAGAGATTCAACTGTGGAGGGATGTTATGGAAATTCCCGAGATTAATCTCCGAGACGTCGCCAATATCCTATTTCTGATTGCAGAGCGGCCGAACATGAGAAATCGACCACTCCCCGGTGATATAGACGGAGATTTTGACTATTGGTTCGATGGCGGGGCCGTCAGAGGAGTCACCGGCACAACTTCTTATGAATTCATCGACGGCACCGAAGCGATGGAAGGCGTCCTTCCCTGGATTTCGCTCACAATACGCTTCGCCAATGGAGCAAGGGTAGGCGTTCATCAGGAACACGAGAAGGAGGCAATAGATACGGAACTGGAATTATGATCCGCTCAAGCAATTTCGTCAGAAATGAACCAGCGGCTTGACCTGAAATGCAGCGCTATCGGAGCCGGCTGAGGAACAGGTCCGGGAGCGAATGCGAATACACCGAAGGCATATGTAAACCCGTATGTCCGACTCGATCATAAGGTTGCCGAAAGGGAGTATCCCATGATTGAACTCGAAGTGGTAAACGGGATAGCGAAAGGAAACACGCTCAGGACCAACGCGCCGTACATCACCATTGGCCGGTCGCAGGCCGACAGCATTGTCGTTCCCGACGCTTATGTTTCATGGCACCACGGCGAGATTTCTCAGCGCGATAAACACTATCGATATCGGGACCTCAACAGCACTCATGGCACGATTCTCAGGCGGATGGACGCCGAGAGATACATCGACACGGTTGTCCTCAGAGAAGGCGACGAATTGCTTCTGGCGGGCCCGGAAAACAGCGTCCGGGTGAATGCAATCATTCCCGGCGAAGGGGCTCCCGGAGAATTTACTCTTACCGTGGCACGCCAGGCTTCCGATGAGCCCGGCCCGCCGGAAGAAGTGCTTGGCGACGACTCGCACGCTCTTCAGACCATCCTTCGGCTGGACAGGGCCATGCAGTCCCTCAAAAGCATGGATTCGAACTCGCTGTTCACGGTCTTGACCGAAAAGATTGCGGAGATATACCCTGAACTGGAGTACGTCGCAGTCGTCCAGGAAAGCGGCGACACGGTATTCATCGAGCACTGCGGTTTCCAGCGCAAAGGCGCGAGATGCAGGACAAGCTCGACCATCCTGCGCAAGACGCTCGGAAGAAAGGGCGGTATCATCTTCGAGATATCAGACGAACGAGTGGCGCCGCAAGATGAGGAATCGGCGACGCTGAGCCCCAGAAGCATGACCTCGGCACCCGACGCTACCGGCATATGCATTCCCTTACTGAAAGGATCGCAGGGAGACAGTTACCTGCAGATGGAACGCCGCCTTGTGCAGGGGAGATTCTCCGGGCGCGACCTGAACCTGGTGAGTTCCATGGCCTCCCGCGTAATCAACCGAATCGACCACTTGGCGCTCAACAGGCGATATCTGAGCATGAGTCAGAACGCCGCCATCGGCGTTTTCACAAAAATGATTGCCCACGATATCAAAAACTATCTGACATTTGCGCAGTACATCGATGAAAAGCTTCAGAACGTCGACGAGCATCCGGATATTGTCCTCGGGGTGGAACGCGCCTATCGGCTCGCACTCGGAATGGGGAATCTTACCGGTTCCGGCTCGAAACCGACCAGCCGAATATCGCTGCCTGAGACAGCCGGCGGAATTATGAGAGAATTCCACTTGCTTTTTCAGAAGCGATGCGCGTTCGAAGCCGTTGTTCTCGGAAATGCAACCGATATTGTGAGCAACGAAGAATTGCTTCGTCGCACGCTTTGGAACCTCGTAATGAACGCATTTTACGCGTTCGGAAATCGCGACCCCGCGATCTCAGAGCCTCCGCTTGTCAGATTACGTATTGAGCCGAAAGGGAAGAAAAATGTTATCATCAGGGTCGAAGACAATGCGGGAGGCATAGACTCGCGCACTTTGGATTATCTTGAGAAAGCCTTTGCTCTGGTCAGGGACGTCTATGAGCGTGAGGAAGATCTGATCCATGTGGTAGAGACCATCTACAACATGGAGGGGTTTACGAATCGGGTGGGGTTATTTTTTACCGCCGTCGCCGTCAACGACATGTGGGGGACGATTGCCGTGACCACCGAAAAAGGGAAAGGCAGCGTGTTTACCGTGCAATTGCCGCGCA contains:
- a CDS encoding FHA domain-containing protein; this encodes MIELEVVNGIAKGNTLRTNAPYITIGRSQADSIVVPDAYVSWHHGEISQRDKHYRYRDLNSTHGTILRRMDAERYIDTVVLREGDELLLAGPENSVRVNAIIPGEGAPGEFTLTVARQASDEPGPPEEVLGDDSHALQTILRLDRAMQSLKSMDSNSLFTVLTEKIAEIYPELEYVAVVQESGDTVFIEHCGFQRKGARCRTSSTILRKTLGRKGGIIFEISDERVAPQDEESATLSPRSMTSAPDATGICIPLLKGSQGDSYLQMERRLVQGRFSGRDLNLVSSMASRVINRIDHLALNRRYLSMSQNAAIGVFTKMIAHDIKNYLTFAQYIDEKLQNVDEHPDIVLGVERAYRLALGMGNLTGSGSKPTSRISLPETAGGIMREFHLLFQKRCAFEAVVLGNATDIVSNEELLRRTLWNLVMNAFYAFGNRDPAISEPPLVRLRIEPKGKKNVIIRVEDNAGGIDSRTLDYLEKAFALVRDVYEREEDLIHVVETIYNMEGFTNRVGLFFTAVAVNDMWGTIAVTTEKGKGSVFTVQLPRKIDKLRDLLRF
- a CDS encoding serine/threonine protein kinase, producing YEIRDVLGEGGYGKVYKVHHLDWDMDMAVKTPNEAAISRAGGVESFVRECHTWMDLGLHENIVTCHFVRVLGKVPRVFAEYVEGGTLSDWIETGKIYEESPEEVSERILDIAIQFARGLEYAHSRGMVHQDVKPANVLMTFDGNAKVSDFGLAGGALELPKGVSSEQVASVDRTFAGMTPRYASPEQAQAHAQRAAGVPRENVVRITPHSDLYSWAVSIFEIFNGGTTWPSGTVVGEAFREYLKTGPAEEYLPAMPESLVSLLSNCLHGDPAERPKSMSEVIENLKAIYGEETDREYSRGEPKQLAEMADVLNNKAASFLELDMPDEAEKLWEEALKIDPHHAEATYGLCIQQWRTARITDLEAIRRMEEVRTSHESDWVDDYLLGLIHLERGDRGTAVKILKETVHLSGKNTQVQKTLKQARTAGIPSCVRTLSGHTGAVYAVTISPDDRLALSGSSDNTIRLWDIKTGRCLQTLLGHSQTIHSVAFSSDSRFALSGAWDGTLMLWDINSGQCLCIFGRHSQPVYSVAFSSDDRFALSGAEDRTLRLWDVKSGECLRILKGHTAGVHSVAFFSDNRYALTGSFDQTLRLWDIGTGQCLRTFVGDTEPVHSIALSPNGRFAVSGAAGELPFEDNQTLALWDIETGRRVHKFEGHTSGVRSVAITSSGRFALSGSNDNTLRLWDIESGRCLHTLEGHTKRVFSVAISSDDRFALSGGNDDTLRLWTLTLGASSERAVLCRVLATATIADYESHVHDLASIAESKLALGNVAGAYDSISEAMSVPGYSKSAKLLGLRAKACSKGRIRAFLQGWHVRTFEGHTDSVQSVVFSSDNRFALSAGWVKDRTLRLWDLRTGHCLRIFKGGVQSVALSANGRLALSDASDCKLRLWDIETGHCLRTFKGHTETVNSVALSSDGRFAMSGAYDNTLRLWNIETGQCLRVINGESHVPSPVVDNFGLSESADNKLQLCDFSTGQFFQDKLHLKPGFTSIALSSDDRFALSGSTDKTLRLWDIRSGRCLRIFEGHRDLVVSASFSQDNHFALSVADKPRLWDVQSGRCLCTFEGNESVVLSIAFSSDRLFALSGSFDNALRLWEIETGRCLRTFEGHKEIVRSVAFSSDGRFALSGSNDNTLRLWELVWDYEFPEPADWDEGARPYLECFLTLQTPYAAELPAIREPTQEEITLALTRRGKPSWAEEDFENLLTHLSHCGYGWLRPEGVRKKLEEMTSDWHGPHSLSGT